From a region of the Labrus mixtus chromosome 5, fLabMix1.1, whole genome shotgun sequence genome:
- the LOC132974054 gene encoding AP2-associated protein kinase 1-like isoform X15: MKKFFDTRRELVSSGPGPGAGGGGGAGSGGGGSFIGRVFTIGRYQVTVEEIVAEGGFAIVFLVRTHQSVRCALKRMYVNNEHDLQVCKLEIQIMRDLVGNKNIVGFLDSSITAVGAGDVWEVLILMDFCRGGQVVNLMNQRLQTGFTEAEVLQIFCDTCEAVARLHQCKTPIIHRDLKVENILLHDRGHYVLCDFGSATNHFQNPQTEGVPLVEEEIKKYTTLSYRAPEMVNLYGEKVITTKADIWAMGCLLYKLCYFTLPFGESQVAICDGSFTIPDNSRYSQDMHCLIRYMLEPDPDNRPDIYQISYFAFKLAGRECPVHNVHNSPIPAKLPEPIRASEAVAKKSQSKARLTDPLPTLETSIAPRQRPKAGQAQPQPISGILPIQPALTPRKRPNMAAGATQAIGVGVPPPASAAVQPPQQTPAAPQQAQIANLQPQASQQHQQLLMRQQHAFLSPQGNQQHQLVQNLHQQQHQTVSQASTKLQPKAKIVPPVATMQEKHQQHVPPVHETAASHLTAIPESAAVDPEVVTAGRVLHKVGSLTPPSSPKTATKSGHRRILSDVTHSTVFGVPVSKSTQLLQSAAAEASLNKSKSASTTPSGSPCSSQQSVYHPGDGDAQSALAAPVSVSSWNPFGDDNFSKLTAEELLNKDFAKLAETAAPGEKVTGSIENLIQGLTAFPAETTACIMGAGSALLTVQDPLNTIFLPDATVKAVVCVDSLIPGLEAPLAQRHSGQPELIPVSMLDSLTGEDSLLGCDLLSHSSHGNQSVSAIASSCSSAPPGSSSGSCLEELQPAQTASDCSLLMSCGEKGNDDEFDPIPVLISKNSNQGGHSRSNSGSSESSIPNLARSLLLVDQLIDL; this comes from the exons gaGGTTTTGCCATCGTTTTTTTGGTGCGGACTCATCAAAGTGTACGTTGTGCCCTTAAAAGGATGTATGTCAACAATGAACACGACCTGCAAGTCTGCAAACTTGAGATCCAGATTATG aGGGACCTTGTGGGCAACAAAAACATAGTTGGTTTCCTGGACTCCAGCATAACTGCAGTTGGGGCTGGCGATGTGTGGGAAGTGTTAATCTTAATGGACTTCTGTCGAG gtGGACAGGTTGTTAACCTGATGAACCAGCGGTTACAGACAGGCTTCACTGAGGCTGAAGTGTTACAGATCTTTTGTGACACGTGTGAAGCTGTCGCTCGTCTCCACCAGTGCAAGACTCCAATCATCCACAGAGATCTCAAG GTGGAAAATATTCTTCTGCATGATCGGGGACATTACGTGCTCTGTGATTTTGGAAGTGCCACTAACCACTTCCAAAACCCCCAGACAGAGGGGGTGCCATTGGTGGAGGAGGAAatcaaaaa GTACACTACTCTGTCATACCGTGCTCCGGAGATGGTCAACCTCTACGGTGAAAAGGTCATCACAACAAAAGCCGACATTTGG GCCATGGGTTGTCTACTGTATAAGCTGTGCTACTTCACGCTTCCTTTTGGAGAGAGCCAAGTGGCGATCTGTGATGGAAGTTTCACAATCCCAGACAACTCCCGCTACTCCCAGGACATGCACTGTCTCATCA GATACATGCTGGAACCTGACCCAGATAACAGACCAGACATCTACCAAATATCCTACTTTGCCTTCAAACTGGCTGGACGAGAGTGTCCAGTCCACAATGTACAT AATTCTCCCATTCCTGCAAAACTCCCTGAGCCTATCCGAGCCAGTGAAGCAGTGGCCAAAAAGAGTCAATCCAAAGCCAG ACTCACAGACCCTTTACCGACTCTAGAAACCTCAATTGCACCTCGGCAACGACCCAAGGCTGGCCAGGCTCAGCCCCAGCCAATATCAGGCATTCTCCCCATCCAGCCAGCTCTCACCCCTCGAAAGAGACCCAACATGGCTGCTGGAGCAACACAGGCCATAG GTGTTGGTGTCCCACCTCCAGCTTCAGCTGCTGTCCAACCTCCTCAACAGACTCCTGCAGCACCACAGCAAGCTCAGATAGCCAACTTGCAGCCACAGGCTtcacagcagcaccagcagctcCTCATGAGGCAGCAACACGCCTTCTTAAGCCCACAGGGTAACCAGCAG CATCAACTGGTACAGAACCTCCACCAGCAGCAACATCAAACAGTGTCTCAGGCGTCTACCAAGCTGCAGCCCAAAGCTAAGATTGTTCCTCCAGTTGCTACCATGCAAGAGAAACACCAGCAGCATGTACCCCCTGTCCATGAAACAGCAGCCTCTCATCTGACCGCCATCCCAGAGTCCGCAGCTGTCGACCCAGAGGTTGTG ACGGCTGGCAGAGTGCTGCACAAAGTCGGCTCCCTCACACCCCCCTCTTCGCCAAAGACAGCCACTAAGAGTGGCCACAGACGCATCCTGAGCGATGTCACTCACAGCACAGTGTTTGGAGTCCCAGTAAGCAAGTCCACCCAGCTCCTCCAGTCAGCCGCAGCTGAGGCCAGCCTCAACAAGTCCAA ATCAGCCAGCACTACTCCTTCTGGTTCCCCCTGCTCGTCCCAGCAGAGTGTTTATCATCCAGGTGATGGTGATGCCCAGTCAGCCCTCGCTGCACCCGTCTCTGTGTCCAGCTGGAACCCTTTTGGTGATGATAATTTCTCCAAGCTAACAGCAGAGGAGCTGCTAAACAAAGACTTTGCAAAGCTAGCTGAGA CTGCTGCACCAGGAGAGAAAGTCACAGGCTCCATTGAAAATCTCATTCAAGGGCTCACTGCTTTTCCAG CTGAAACAACTGCCTGCATCATGGGTGCAGGTTCAGCATTGTTGACAGTCCAGGACCCCTTAAATACCATCTTCCTCCCGGACGCCACAg TGAAAGCAGTGGTGTGTGTGGATTCACTGATTCCTGGCTTGGAAGCCCCGCTGGCCCAGAGACATTCAGGCCAGCCAGAGCTCATCCCTGTCAGCATGCTAG ACTCACTCACTGGGGAGGACTCTCTGCTGGGTTGTGATCTGTTATCTCACTCCTCTCATGGAAACCAGTCTGTTTCTGCTATcgcttcctcctgctcctctgctcctcctggcTCCAGCTCTGGTTCCtgtctggaggagctgcagcctgCTCAGACAGCTTCTG ACTGTTCTCTCCTCATGTCGTGTGGGGAGAAAGGCAATGACGACGAGTTTGACCCTATCCCCGTGCTCATCtccaaaaactcaaatcaag GTGGTCACTCGCGCAGCAACAGTGGCAGCTCAGAGTCCAGCATCCCCAACTTGGCCCGCTCCCTTCTGCTGGTGGATCAGCTCATCGACCTCTAG
- the LOC132974054 gene encoding AP2-associated protein kinase 1-like isoform X6 — protein sequence MKKFFDTRRELVSSGPGPGAGGGGGAGSGGGGSFIGRVFTIGRYQVTVEEIVAEGGFAIVFLVRTHQSVRCALKRMYVNNEHDLQVCKLEIQIMRDLVGNKNIVGFLDSSITAVGAGDVWEVLILMDFCRGGQVVNLMNQRLQTGFTEAEVLQIFCDTCEAVARLHQCKTPIIHRDLKVENILLHDRGHYVLCDFGSATNHFQNPQTEGVPLVEEEIKKYTTLSYRAPEMVNLYGEKVITTKADIWAMGCLLYKLCYFTLPFGESQVAICDGSFTIPDNSRYSQDMHCLIRYMLEPDPDNRPDIYQISYFAFKLAGRECPVHNVHNSPIPAKLPEPIRASEAVAKKSQSKARLTDPLPTLETSIAPRQRPKAGQAQPQPISGILPIQPALTPRKRPNMAAGATQAIGVGVPPPASAAVQPPQQTPAAPQQAQIANLQPQASQQHQQLLMRQQHAFLSPQGNQQHQLVQNLHQQQHQTVSQASTKLQPKAKIVPPVATMQEKHQQHVPPVHETAASHLTAIPESAAVDPETAGRVLHKVGSLTPPSSPKTATKSGHRRILSDVTHSTVFGVPVSKSTQLLQSAAAEASLNKSKSASTTPSGSPCSSQQSVYHPGDGDAQSALAAPVSVSSWNPFGDDNFSKLTAEELLNKDFAKLAETAAPGEKVTGSIENLIQGLTAFPVKAVVCVDSLIPGLEAPLAQRHSGQPELIPVSMLDSLTGEDSLLGCDLLSHSSHGNQSVSAIASSCSSAPPGSSSGSCLEELQPAQTASDCSLLMSCGEKGNDDEFDPIPVLISKNSNQDVQGESNGYSVLGEVQETELPEGDSQTNEGCVHSSDEDEEKEDHKEEEQDEGASESHVAAHDCSGSRPLLMDSDEEEEQSALHSLAAPTQPSTTFQPPAPSTFAQNHSQHVHEPIIAAEGITDVFTKAPFRIGQEDSNDVFANAPFPSMNAQQQLDVFSQAPFGKRKEVVGAQLKTSYPHAGGGNAVSPDQGALGQVAQQPFRPQALAKYSRHFEGPLPQQPVAAHRVVSNVSRQAAVASVPVGPLHSWTSEVSPVDPFVSAPFHLKAPQEKP from the exons gaGGTTTTGCCATCGTTTTTTTGGTGCGGACTCATCAAAGTGTACGTTGTGCCCTTAAAAGGATGTATGTCAACAATGAACACGACCTGCAAGTCTGCAAACTTGAGATCCAGATTATG aGGGACCTTGTGGGCAACAAAAACATAGTTGGTTTCCTGGACTCCAGCATAACTGCAGTTGGGGCTGGCGATGTGTGGGAAGTGTTAATCTTAATGGACTTCTGTCGAG gtGGACAGGTTGTTAACCTGATGAACCAGCGGTTACAGACAGGCTTCACTGAGGCTGAAGTGTTACAGATCTTTTGTGACACGTGTGAAGCTGTCGCTCGTCTCCACCAGTGCAAGACTCCAATCATCCACAGAGATCTCAAG GTGGAAAATATTCTTCTGCATGATCGGGGACATTACGTGCTCTGTGATTTTGGAAGTGCCACTAACCACTTCCAAAACCCCCAGACAGAGGGGGTGCCATTGGTGGAGGAGGAAatcaaaaa GTACACTACTCTGTCATACCGTGCTCCGGAGATGGTCAACCTCTACGGTGAAAAGGTCATCACAACAAAAGCCGACATTTGG GCCATGGGTTGTCTACTGTATAAGCTGTGCTACTTCACGCTTCCTTTTGGAGAGAGCCAAGTGGCGATCTGTGATGGAAGTTTCACAATCCCAGACAACTCCCGCTACTCCCAGGACATGCACTGTCTCATCA GATACATGCTGGAACCTGACCCAGATAACAGACCAGACATCTACCAAATATCCTACTTTGCCTTCAAACTGGCTGGACGAGAGTGTCCAGTCCACAATGTACAT AATTCTCCCATTCCTGCAAAACTCCCTGAGCCTATCCGAGCCAGTGAAGCAGTGGCCAAAAAGAGTCAATCCAAAGCCAG ACTCACAGACCCTTTACCGACTCTAGAAACCTCAATTGCACCTCGGCAACGACCCAAGGCTGGCCAGGCTCAGCCCCAGCCAATATCAGGCATTCTCCCCATCCAGCCAGCTCTCACCCCTCGAAAGAGACCCAACATGGCTGCTGGAGCAACACAGGCCATAG GTGTTGGTGTCCCACCTCCAGCTTCAGCTGCTGTCCAACCTCCTCAACAGACTCCTGCAGCACCACAGCAAGCTCAGATAGCCAACTTGCAGCCACAGGCTtcacagcagcaccagcagctcCTCATGAGGCAGCAACACGCCTTCTTAAGCCCACAGGGTAACCAGCAG CATCAACTGGTACAGAACCTCCACCAGCAGCAACATCAAACAGTGTCTCAGGCGTCTACCAAGCTGCAGCCCAAAGCTAAGATTGTTCCTCCAGTTGCTACCATGCAAGAGAAACACCAGCAGCATGTACCCCCTGTCCATGAAACAGCAGCCTCTCATCTGACCGCCATCCCAGAGTCCGCAGCTGTCGACCCAGAG ACGGCTGGCAGAGTGCTGCACAAAGTCGGCTCCCTCACACCCCCCTCTTCGCCAAAGACAGCCACTAAGAGTGGCCACAGACGCATCCTGAGCGATGTCACTCACAGCACAGTGTTTGGAGTCCCAGTAAGCAAGTCCACCCAGCTCCTCCAGTCAGCCGCAGCTGAGGCCAGCCTCAACAAGTCCAA ATCAGCCAGCACTACTCCTTCTGGTTCCCCCTGCTCGTCCCAGCAGAGTGTTTATCATCCAGGTGATGGTGATGCCCAGTCAGCCCTCGCTGCACCCGTCTCTGTGTCCAGCTGGAACCCTTTTGGTGATGATAATTTCTCCAAGCTAACAGCAGAGGAGCTGCTAAACAAAGACTTTGCAAAGCTAGCTGAGA CTGCTGCACCAGGAGAGAAAGTCACAGGCTCCATTGAAAATCTCATTCAAGGGCTCACTGCTTTTCCAG TGAAAGCAGTGGTGTGTGTGGATTCACTGATTCCTGGCTTGGAAGCCCCGCTGGCCCAGAGACATTCAGGCCAGCCAGAGCTCATCCCTGTCAGCATGCTAG ACTCACTCACTGGGGAGGACTCTCTGCTGGGTTGTGATCTGTTATCTCACTCCTCTCATGGAAACCAGTCTGTTTCTGCTATcgcttcctcctgctcctctgctcctcctggcTCCAGCTCTGGTTCCtgtctggaggagctgcagcctgCTCAGACAGCTTCTG ACTGTTCTCTCCTCATGTCGTGTGGGGAGAAAGGCAATGACGACGAGTTTGACCCTATCCCCGTGCTCATCtccaaaaactcaaatcaag ATGTGCAAGGGGAGAGTAACGGCTACTCTGTGCTCGGTGAGGTACAAGAGACCGAACTTCCAGAAGGAGATTCTCAAACTAACGAGGGATGTGTGCACTCCAGTGATGAAGACGAGGAGAAAGAAGACcataaggaggaggagcaggatgagGGAGCCTCTGAGAGTCATGTAGCAGCTCATGACTGCAGTGGCTCAAGACCTCTACTGATGGACTCTGACGAGGAAGAAGAACAGTCAGCCCTCCACTCATTAGCAGCACCAACACAACCATCTACTACCTTCCAACCACCTGCTCCCAGCACATTTGCTCAGAATCATTCCCAGCATGTACACGAACCAATAATTGCAGCTGAAGGAATTACAGATGTTTTCACAAAAGCCCCCTTTCGGATTGGGCAAGAAGACTCAAATGATGTGTTTGCCAACGCTCCATTTCCTTCCATGAATGCTCAGCAGCAGCTCGACGTTTTCTCTCAAGCTCCCTtcgggaaaagaaaagaagttgTAGGAGCGCAGCTCAAGACCTCATACCCTCATGCAGGAGGCGGTAATGCTGTCAGCCCTGATCAAGGTGCGTTGGGACAAGTTGCCCAACAACCATTCCGCCCACAAGCTTTAGCCAAATACTCCCGACACTTTGAGGGACCCCTGCCCCAGCAGCCAGTAGCAGCTCACAGAGTTGTGTCTAACGTGAGCAGGCAAGCTGCTGTGGCATCCGTCCCTGTGGGACCTCTTCACTCATGGACCTCAGAAGTGAGCCCTGTAGACCCTTTCGTCTCTGCACCCTTTCACCTCAAGGCCCCACAAGAAAAGCCTTGA
- the LOC132974054 gene encoding AP2-associated protein kinase 1-like isoform X12, producing MKKFFDTRRELVSSGPGPGAGGGGGAGSGGGGSFIGRVFTIGRYQVTVEEIVAEGGFAIVFLVRTHQSVRCALKRMYVNNEHDLQVCKLEIQIMRDLVGNKNIVGFLDSSITAVGAGDVWEVLILMDFCRGGQVVNLMNQRLQTGFTEAEVLQIFCDTCEAVARLHQCKTPIIHRDLKVENILLHDRGHYVLCDFGSATNHFQNPQTEGVPLVEEEIKKYTTLSYRAPEMVNLYGEKVITTKADIWAMGCLLYKLCYFTLPFGESQVAICDGSFTIPDNSRYSQDMHCLIRYMLEPDPDNRPDIYQISYFAFKLAGRECPVHNVHNSPIPAKLPEPIRASEAVAKKSQSKARLTDPLPTLETSIAPRQRPKAGQAQPQPISGILPIQPALTPRKRPNMAAGATQAIGVGVPPPASAAVQPPQQTPAAPQQAQIANLQPQASQQHQQLLMRQQHAFLSPQGNQQHQLVQNLHQQQHQTVSQASTKLQPKAKIVPPVATMQEKHQQHVPPVHETAASHLTAIPESAAVDPEVVTAGRVLHKVGSLTPPSSPKTATKSGHRRILSDVTHSTVFGVPVSKSTQLLQSAAAEASLNKSKSASTTPSGSPCSSQQSVYHPGDGDAQSALAAPVSVSSWNPFGDDNFSKLTAEELLNKDFAKLAETAAPGEKVTGSIENLIQGLTAFPAETTACIMGAGSALLTVQDPLNTIFLPDATDVQGESNGYSVLGEVQETELPEGDSQTNEGCVHSSDEDEEKEDHKEEEQDEGASESHVAAHDCSGSRPLLMDSDEEEEQSALHSLAAPTQPSTTFQPPAPSTFAQNHSQHVHEPIIAAEGITDVFTKAPFRIGQEDSNDVFANAPFPSMNAQQQLDVFSQAPFGKRKEVVGAQLKTSYPHAGGGNAVSPDQGALGQVAQQPFRPQALAKYSRHFEGPLPQQPVAAHRVVSNVSRQAAVASVPVGPLHSWTSEVSPVDPFVSAPFHLKAPQEKP from the exons gaGGTTTTGCCATCGTTTTTTTGGTGCGGACTCATCAAAGTGTACGTTGTGCCCTTAAAAGGATGTATGTCAACAATGAACACGACCTGCAAGTCTGCAAACTTGAGATCCAGATTATG aGGGACCTTGTGGGCAACAAAAACATAGTTGGTTTCCTGGACTCCAGCATAACTGCAGTTGGGGCTGGCGATGTGTGGGAAGTGTTAATCTTAATGGACTTCTGTCGAG gtGGACAGGTTGTTAACCTGATGAACCAGCGGTTACAGACAGGCTTCACTGAGGCTGAAGTGTTACAGATCTTTTGTGACACGTGTGAAGCTGTCGCTCGTCTCCACCAGTGCAAGACTCCAATCATCCACAGAGATCTCAAG GTGGAAAATATTCTTCTGCATGATCGGGGACATTACGTGCTCTGTGATTTTGGAAGTGCCACTAACCACTTCCAAAACCCCCAGACAGAGGGGGTGCCATTGGTGGAGGAGGAAatcaaaaa GTACACTACTCTGTCATACCGTGCTCCGGAGATGGTCAACCTCTACGGTGAAAAGGTCATCACAACAAAAGCCGACATTTGG GCCATGGGTTGTCTACTGTATAAGCTGTGCTACTTCACGCTTCCTTTTGGAGAGAGCCAAGTGGCGATCTGTGATGGAAGTTTCACAATCCCAGACAACTCCCGCTACTCCCAGGACATGCACTGTCTCATCA GATACATGCTGGAACCTGACCCAGATAACAGACCAGACATCTACCAAATATCCTACTTTGCCTTCAAACTGGCTGGACGAGAGTGTCCAGTCCACAATGTACAT AATTCTCCCATTCCTGCAAAACTCCCTGAGCCTATCCGAGCCAGTGAAGCAGTGGCCAAAAAGAGTCAATCCAAAGCCAG ACTCACAGACCCTTTACCGACTCTAGAAACCTCAATTGCACCTCGGCAACGACCCAAGGCTGGCCAGGCTCAGCCCCAGCCAATATCAGGCATTCTCCCCATCCAGCCAGCTCTCACCCCTCGAAAGAGACCCAACATGGCTGCTGGAGCAACACAGGCCATAG GTGTTGGTGTCCCACCTCCAGCTTCAGCTGCTGTCCAACCTCCTCAACAGACTCCTGCAGCACCACAGCAAGCTCAGATAGCCAACTTGCAGCCACAGGCTtcacagcagcaccagcagctcCTCATGAGGCAGCAACACGCCTTCTTAAGCCCACAGGGTAACCAGCAG CATCAACTGGTACAGAACCTCCACCAGCAGCAACATCAAACAGTGTCTCAGGCGTCTACCAAGCTGCAGCCCAAAGCTAAGATTGTTCCTCCAGTTGCTACCATGCAAGAGAAACACCAGCAGCATGTACCCCCTGTCCATGAAACAGCAGCCTCTCATCTGACCGCCATCCCAGAGTCCGCAGCTGTCGACCCAGAGGTTGTG ACGGCTGGCAGAGTGCTGCACAAAGTCGGCTCCCTCACACCCCCCTCTTCGCCAAAGACAGCCACTAAGAGTGGCCACAGACGCATCCTGAGCGATGTCACTCACAGCACAGTGTTTGGAGTCCCAGTAAGCAAGTCCACCCAGCTCCTCCAGTCAGCCGCAGCTGAGGCCAGCCTCAACAAGTCCAA ATCAGCCAGCACTACTCCTTCTGGTTCCCCCTGCTCGTCCCAGCAGAGTGTTTATCATCCAGGTGATGGTGATGCCCAGTCAGCCCTCGCTGCACCCGTCTCTGTGTCCAGCTGGAACCCTTTTGGTGATGATAATTTCTCCAAGCTAACAGCAGAGGAGCTGCTAAACAAAGACTTTGCAAAGCTAGCTGAGA CTGCTGCACCAGGAGAGAAAGTCACAGGCTCCATTGAAAATCTCATTCAAGGGCTCACTGCTTTTCCAG CTGAAACAACTGCCTGCATCATGGGTGCAGGTTCAGCATTGTTGACAGTCCAGGACCCCTTAAATACCATCTTCCTCCCGGACGCCACAg ATGTGCAAGGGGAGAGTAACGGCTACTCTGTGCTCGGTGAGGTACAAGAGACCGAACTTCCAGAAGGAGATTCTCAAACTAACGAGGGATGTGTGCACTCCAGTGATGAAGACGAGGAGAAAGAAGACcataaggaggaggagcaggatgagGGAGCCTCTGAGAGTCATGTAGCAGCTCATGACTGCAGTGGCTCAAGACCTCTACTGATGGACTCTGACGAGGAAGAAGAACAGTCAGCCCTCCACTCATTAGCAGCACCAACACAACCATCTACTACCTTCCAACCACCTGCTCCCAGCACATTTGCTCAGAATCATTCCCAGCATGTACACGAACCAATAATTGCAGCTGAAGGAATTACAGATGTTTTCACAAAAGCCCCCTTTCGGATTGGGCAAGAAGACTCAAATGATGTGTTTGCCAACGCTCCATTTCCTTCCATGAATGCTCAGCAGCAGCTCGACGTTTTCTCTCAAGCTCCCTtcgggaaaagaaaagaagttgTAGGAGCGCAGCTCAAGACCTCATACCCTCATGCAGGAGGCGGTAATGCTGTCAGCCCTGATCAAGGTGCGTTGGGACAAGTTGCCCAACAACCATTCCGCCCACAAGCTTTAGCCAAATACTCCCGACACTTTGAGGGACCCCTGCCCCAGCAGCCAGTAGCAGCTCACAGAGTTGTGTCTAACGTGAGCAGGCAAGCTGCTGTGGCATCCGTCCCTGTGGGACCTCTTCACTCATGGACCTCAGAAGTGAGCCCTGTAGACCCTTTCGTCTCTGCACCCTTTCACCTCAAGGCCCCACAAGAAAAGCCTTGA